From the Ipomoea triloba cultivar NCNSP0323 chromosome 8, ASM357664v1 genome, the window ATTATTCGCTATTTTTATGTCAAAATTATGTTGGCAGCCATGTGTGCTCAGATTCTTGACCGTCCATTGAGATGGGGTTGGATTAGGGCCCGCAATCCAGGTCCGAATCTTCACGTAGCCCTTAGATTCTTGACTGCCCATTGAGATAGGGTTGGATTAGGTCCTGCAATCTAGATTCGAATATTCATATTGTCCTGCTCGGGATGATTGTCCGTTGGGACCCGTCCCTAAGCAATGAAGTGCTACTATATTTTCCAGCTATTATGATTATTAGCAGCCATGTGTGCTCAGATTTTTGACTGCCACTAAGACGGGATTGAATTAGGGCTTGCAATCTAGGTTCGAATCTTCACGTAGCCCTCATATTCTTGACCCTCCACTGAAATGGGTTGGATTAGAACCTGCAATCTAGGTCTAAATATTCACGTAGTCTTGCTCGGGATGATCGTTCATTGGAACCGGTCCTTATGCAGCTatactcaaaaaatattttccatcagCATTTGATCGATCCAATTAGAGTGTATGATCACTCAGACTAACTAAAATCGTTTGAGCCATTCGCACATTGGTCGCACATGATCTTCGATTCTTAAAATTGACAGTGTTTCGGTGTTTGGGATACTACTAATGATGCATCGTCCCCAACTGAATTGATTTCAGGTTTTTCCCTCCCTTTTCACGAATTTCATTTTCTGCAAAACAAAAACTATTTAAACCCTAATTTCTGCAGAAATTTTCAACGTCTCAACACTCTGCTATTCTCCGCATTTTAGTGGGAAATGAAGTCTCATAAGCCCTAGAGACACACTTCTCAGTTCTCAGTCCTCAGTCCTCAGTCCTCACCTCTCAATTCTCCCGATTCTCCACAAACTGGACTCGGGTTTCCTGGTAACATGTCGGGTTTCACCGACTCCTCACCGGAATCGACGGGAATGGGAAACGGAGAGGGTGATTTCAAGGAAGTAATGGATGAATTGGGCTCGGATTCATTACCTGCGGTTCGAAGCTCTTCTAGGTATTCATCTTGGTCCGGATGGAGTTTTGGGAGCGAATTGGGGCATACGGAGCCCAAATTGTATGGAGGTCTTGATCCTCAGCGCTCCGAACCTGATTGGACCGATTCGTGGAGTGCTGGTTATGACTCCAAGCATGAATTGCCTTTCTCTGCTTATGGGATTTCGGGTTTGGATCGGAAGAGTTTGAGTTTGGCCTCAGTAAGTAAATGGGAAGCTCCTCCCACCATTTCGAGTTGGTCTGATATAAAGGAGCAAGTGGAGATGGGATTCGAAACCAAATTTTTTCCGAGCGAGGCTGAGAGGAAACAGGAGGAGGAAGAACCAGTTGCTGTAGAGGATAACATATTTGCTAATTCTATATGGGAAGCTCCTCCCACCTATTCGGATTGGTCTTATGTAAAGGAGCAAGTGGAGATGGGATTGGAAACCGAATCATTTATTCCGGGAGAGGCTGAGAGGAAACAAGAGGAGGAAGAACCAGTTGCTGTAGAGGATAACATATTTGCTAGTTCTTTTTTCTGGGATGATAATTCTTTGTTGGTGGTACAGTGTCTTATATGCTATACTTGTCTTAGTTGCTTATCTATTAGGCTGATTGAATATtctgtgtttgtttgtttgttattcACTGGAATTATGTTATAGGGTGGAGGGCTTGCTAATTTGGGTAACACTTGCTTTCTTAATGCGGTGTTGCAATGCTTCATGCACATTGTACCTCTAATACAAAGCATTCAAGCTTGTGATCATCCATCCCCTTGTGAAGGTAGGATCAATACACTCAAATTTCAGTTTCGGGCCGTCTgtgttttattgcttttatgtGAAGTTCTAGATTGGCGAATCGCAATACACTCAAATTGTGGTTAATCGTGAATTGCAGCTTGTAATGAAGGGTTCTGTGTGCTTTGTGCTCTCAAAGAGCTTATCAACATCTCCTTGGCTTCTAAGGGTAGCACTATCTGTCCCAAGAAGATTGTCAACAATCTAAGTTgtatctattttgattttggcTTACGTGTATACATGGTTTTTGCTTTCTTTTCCATGTAGTTTAGATAACTTATGCTGTTTATTGTATTCGTTTTCATTATTTTGGATTTAGTTTAATCCATAAATATGGCTAAATTCTGTCCCGTGATGTCTGCTTTGCATATGTGGATTGTACTTTTGAAAATGTTTCAAGAACTTTGTTCCACTTTGATCCTTAACTTTGTGAAAATCCAGATTTTTCCTCTACTTTTCAAAGGTTTCAACAGGAAGATGCTCATGAATTTCTCCAGTGTTTTCTGGAGAGACTTGAAAGTTGTTGCAATTATCCAAAGCTGAATGGCCAGGTGTCCTCAAAGCATGAGAATGTTGTAAAGCAGACTTTTGGTGGTCACCTAATTAGCAAAGTAATGAAAGTGTGACTATAATTTAGTTATGTGCTTATTGTCAACCAAAAGCTAATAATCCTATAATTGCAGCTGCAATGTTGCAATTGTGGTCACCGTTCTGACACTTATGAACCCCTGGTTGACCTGAGTTTGGAGATAGAGGATGTGGACAGCCTCTCTCTGGCTTTGGATTCTTTCACAAAAGTGGAAAGGATTGAAGATCCTGAGACAAAGTTTACATGCGAAAAGTGTAAGGTACAAGTGTCAATTGAGAAGCAGCTTCTGTTGGATGAGGCACCATTAGTTGCTACCTTTCATTTGAAGAGATTCAAAAATGATGGCTCTCTTGTCGAGAAGATTGACAAGCATGTAGCATTCCCGCTTGAACTGGATTTGCTTCCTTATGTGGAAAGGAATGAGAAAGTTATTGTGAGTTCCTTCAATTCTTGCATTATCCATGCTGTGATTTCAATGTTTTAATTCTTTACTTATTTGGTTCCTGACGTGAGTGTTGGTTAAATGGTTaactaaagaaaatattaatgttTAGGTGCTTTTAAAGGAAATCCACAACAAATTAATGCAACTTGAAGAAAACAGTTATTCTTTACCTGTATACTCTGCCGGTTAGATGCAATTCAGTATTACTCCATATATATCATGATAGGGCTGTGGCTTAGTGGACATAGTTTGAATAGTGCAATGCCTATAGCGAAGCTTGGAGTGAAAATTCTGTTTTCCTCTTTAGTTGTGGAGCCCAATGAACTCAGGATCTTTAATTTGGTGATGCAAATGACTGAATGAGCAGGATGAAAGCGTTAGGGCATCTGTTTATACCGTGACATCTTAttgattctttatttttcctcATCTACAGGAGGAATCAAAATATAATCTTTTTGCAGTTGTGGTGCATATTGGGGTTTCATTGTCTTCTGGGCATTACTACTGCTTTGTCCATGCTTCCCCCAGTGAATGGTACAAGTTTGATGACTCAAAGGTGCATCACTCTCCAAAGTTTCGACCTTctattttttgggttttaatttAGATGACTGCTTGTTTCATGTTAAGCAATGATTTTTGAGTTCTGAATGTTTCCGGGGTTAGTTGTTGATTATTAGCTACAAAAACCTATATGAATGTATGGCTTCTGCAACACCACATACTTTGATTGCTCGTGTTGTTGATTTCTCTTGCAATTAATCCCTTAATTGGTATTTATTGTATCTTAAATTAGGAGAGATTTATGGACTCACTAAATATGAACTAAGTTGATGCGTGTTTCGATCTTTTAGGTTACTCTGGTTCAAGAAGAGTTTGTCATGTCTCAGGAGGCATACATTCTCTTCTATGTAAAGCAGGGCACTCCCTGGTTCTCAGAGATCATCGAAACGCAGCATCTAATTCTCGATGCATCCATATCGAGCAGTTCTCCACATCCACAATCAGTGTTATATAGTGTTGATCAAATCTTTAATCTGTCTGCCAAAACGGAAACTGATCGTCCTTGTGATGTGAATGAGATCGGTAATGCTGCAGATGAGGCATCTTCAAATCTTGACGGGCCAAAAGATAATGGGATTGATAGAAgtgatggaaaagaaaactcGAATGTGGCGTCTGCCCTGATACACGAGGGTGGTATGAACAATTCTTCAGATATCTGCTCTGCTGAAGCCGAGAAAACACCGCCTCCATCTGTACTTAAAGAAAAAAACTGCAAACAGGAGTTCAGGATAGGTAAAAGGTATGCAGATCTGAGTACTGAAACACCGTCGATATCTCCAAGCCTAGAGATATACAGTGAAGACACAGCTGGTAAATTTACTTATGTACTTCAATGTGATTTGCATTACTCGTTAGTATACAGATAGCAGTAAAACACACCCCGGGTTTGATTTGCAGATAACGCTTATTCTCCTCCTCGTGCCCTACTGAGACCAGCGGACGAGGCTTCATGCAAAAACCAATTACAGAATCACCCGGAGGGAGAAAAGCTAGTCAAGAAAAAGATCCCTAGCGCACGAGGGAGTGCGTCGAAGGGATCCCACAATGAAAGTTGTATGAAGAAGAGAAGGCGAAGAACGGAGGCTTCTCCAACCCGAGAAAGAAGTTCATCCACTCGCCGTTCCCCGCGGTTAGTTGGAGAAAGAAGTTCATCCACTAGCCGTTCCTCGCGGTTACGGCCTTTAACCGCCACCAGCTTCAGATGAGTACAGGTGAACTTGGGGGACAAGTTGATTATCTTAGGATATATGCTTGTTTCTGAGCCAAATAGTGAGAGAGTATTTTAGGTCAAATGTAAATTGCAGGGCTTATGTTTTATGTCCTTTCTCTCTTGCAATGCATGACAAATAGTGTTGCACTAGGTATAAGCTTTTTGTTTACCCTTGCacataatactaatactaaggTTTTTGTTATGGTACTGATCGATATCGGTGTTGATAGTACCGAGTAtaactatctatactatatttGGTTATACTTGGTACTATTGGTCACTTGTGCCAATAATAATAGTTTGTATCAATATATGGTGTACTTGATATTATCAGTATCAACACCATAGAAAATCTCATAGTTATATTGGTTGTTTCAGAATGAAGTTActattatattttacttatcatcctttaattttaattttaatttttactttattctGGCGtgaaattttattgatttagaAAAAGTAGTGAATTGTGGGGTTTTATAGATAAaccaaaaaacaataatatgacatttatttttgtcaAGCTACAAGGTGGcacttttaaacttttaatatactTAGACTAATCTCTGTGAGCACTGGATCAGCCCAATTAAGAGGCAAAGTACTGCCAAGAATATTAACATTTTACGAGTATTTATATATGTAGATTATTTACTGCTAAGAATATTAACATTTTACGAGTATTTATATATGTAGATTATTTATATCGTAAAAGCCCAACTGTCCAACtcatatttgaattaaatattaaatacattatacatttgtataatgtataaaatttatattaattgtttatattaGACATAAAAGACAAATGCAATGCTAAAATAATTATCTAAGCTTATCCAACCTAAATAGCCGGCTATTGTAACTATAAGTTCAAAACTTTATATTCTAATAGCCGGTGAGCATGATGTGAAAAACTTTCTCCGGCGGCACCGCCAGATCCTTCTCCACTCCCTCACGCGCCGCCGTGTGGTCCTCCTCCGTATCCGCCCCCATGCCCTCCTCCATCGCCGTGTCCTCCGCCGTATCCGCCCGCTCCGCCGTATCCGCCCCCATGTCCGTGTCCATATCCATATCCGCCGGCATGAGCTCCGGCATGTGCATTCCCACTAACTCCGGCGCTTAAATGCGCATGACCATGGCCGCCGCCGTAAGCTCCACCACCGGCTCCGGCaccggcgccgccgccgcctcttCCACCGCCGGCTCCTCCAGCTCCAGCTCCGGCTAGAcctccggcgccggcgccggctcCAACTCCGGCACCAACTCCGGCACCAACACCAAGTCCAACTGAGCCTCCGGCGCCGGCACCGGCTCCAGCTCcggctccgccgccgccgccggctcCACCTCCGCCGCCAGTCAACAGCCCGAAATGTAAAATACTCCGGGAAGCCGCCAAGCTTATTCCGAAGCTCAGCGCTAAAAAGAAGAATATACACAGCGCTGTATGCTTCgccattattatatattatatattttatttgtattatatattatatattacaaaacaaattaattaataatgatagTATGCATGGAATGGGTAAGTATTTATATGAGCTTCAAATATTAGAAAGGCTCATTAATGGAGGTGGAGAGCACAATTAGGAATGCTTCTGGTtcagtttaattaattactgcACTTCCTACTCTCTCTCACATCCAACCAAATATGTATACTCTCTtcgtaatatatattttcatattattcattatactaatatttttatttgatttaataaacttttttcAGAGATGTCTATTAGCTTACTATGATCAGAGAAGACAATTTCAatcaatgataataataataatcatattttatacgAAAATTTAATACacgtaaatatatattttataaaattgtcTTGCATGGATTCTATATGTGCTTACCTATGTATTAGAGcgcttataaaaattaatttctaaatttctaTGCAAATTGGATTGTGACTTACCTtgatttttcttcaatttctatGATTTTAGTTCCATACTTTTGATTAttctttgaaaactttaaatcgATTGATCTTTATTAACAACATTGTAGACACTTGTTCTATCTAAACTTTGTGTACATAGCTTACTCTTTGAGATAAGCTAAGCATGACTGCTGAAAAGATCAATTTGGTAGGATTCTTCGTGATGTTGCAACATACGAGCTTAAATTGTGAGCAAGAACCTAGGGGAGATGGTTGATAAAATAAATCTTCCAAAAGATGTTACAAACGAAAATATCTTTTACCCTCCatgttgttataatttattatacgGAACAAAGCAGTTGTTCAAGATGTAGTTCAGGGCGTTAATTAGTTCAATCCATGTACTTTCCTATATAGATCAAGTTTGTACGTACTAACCTTAAAATGTTAGTTCAAGAGTCTGAAGACTGAAGATCTTCTGAACCAGATTTGAGGACAGTTCAATAGATAGTTCAAGACAGTTAATCTGTCACAAATTATTTCGGAAGGAGAATATAAAAGCCTTGATTCTCTTCCTCCTTCAACACACAGATTTGAAGACTTAGCAGAAAGATGATAGATGGTAGAGTCGTCGAGCTAAACTGAGCAACTTGACGAATTAACATTCATGTCAAGTTGATATTCAACCTTAGATGCAATCGGGCTGTAACCGCTCGAAGACAACTCGAGAGAGCTGCagttgagggggagcctcaactTGATTGATTGAGAGATCTTTCACCAATTCTTCAAGAATCAACTCTGAAGTTGACGGCTATGGCTTAGCCTAGGGATTTTGAGTTCTTCACTCATATCATTGTGCTTTGGGTAAAACGGTTGGCATTATATTGATTATGAATGAAGAATTGGACTACTATTCTTATAGTGCCCCTAGATATAGGAGCGATTATTTACTGTAAATGTTCAAGTGTTCAGCTCATATtcgaattaaatattaaatacattatacatataatgtataatatttatattaattgctTATTAGACATATAAGACAAATGTGATGGTGAAATAATTATCTTAGCTTATCAAACTCAATATACTGCTATTGCAACTGTAAGTTCAAAACTTTATTCTCATAGGTGAGCATGATGTGAAAAACTTTATTCTCATAGGGAGTGATTGGAAGCACATGCAAGGAGGAAATGGATGTCCCTATATACATCCGCAACATGCACAACCACTCACAAAAATGGAGAAAAGTGATCTCGAAAATGGTGGCAAGTGGATGGAGTAGATTCCTAACCTGTATCTAAAGGTCGGGATTTTGTTTCTTGCCAACACTCTTTTGGTCGAATATATTTATGATACATGGTATTCTTAGTATGATTTATCTTTTCTGATCTGTGagatttgtgaattattatataagagCAAAATTTAGCTAAGAGTATCCACACTAATGTTTTTGGAACAGTAACAAATTTAACATTTGGTTTTTGGCTGATGGGAAGCAAagtttttaatcaattttttctCATGTAAAACAAGGTTTTTTGCAAGAAGAGCTCGGATTGCGCGTGCCCCGCCCCCAGCTCGACTGAGCATCtggtaactcagctgaacacatATGCTAGACCTTTGCTTATTGCACACAAAGAGCTTCTACAGGTTGCTCTCACACCGCTGGTGAGACTCTCCTGGTCTCTTCCGAAACTTCACCTTGTGACCAACTGAACTGCCTATGCAAGCTTTGTCTCTTCTATTTTATCTCTCCTACATCTCACCTAAAAAATCATTGTAAAATTTTCAACTGAAATGAATGCTCTAATGCATATTCTCAGATAGTTACTGCGATTTCATCctaaaaaatggagaaaagttGGAAATAATTGAAGATGTTGCATTGCTGTATCTTTCATTCAgatcatatatgtatgtatctatCAGTGTATACGTTCAGCACCGAGTATTAATTGTATGTAGCTAGTGTGCTTTTGCTGTCACCCATATCCTATCTGCTCATCATAATACGCCACTACACACTATATATTATTGCTATCATCACTTATATATACTGCAACTAGTCCAAATGCTACTATTCACTTCTTGACGTTTTAATTCATAACTAATTTTAAGAATGATGATGaacaaaaatactaaataaaataagtcGTTGATAATAATCATATTTTCTTTCTGTTTGATTATGAATGTATATgatgattacaatttttttttatagcaaTGATAACAAACTAATTAAAACTAACTACAACACCCATAATGGGACTAAATATGCTAAGAAAATTAACCTAAACAACACTAGACTAGGAAAATTGGCTGCTTAATTATAGCAGTTTTCTAAGTTATTCTTATTCTTAACTTTTCTATTCCGATCATAGGCTTCAAATGGAATCCTTTGAAAGGATATTATAATGTTTATGTAGGGATTCTGTCGGGTCGAGGTGTGAAGCCTTGGGGAGCGAGGAAATTTCGCAGCCGGGAATGGTGGTGTTGGGACTTAATTGGGATTTCAACGATTAGCGATATTAGAATGGCTTGAAGCTTGGCTATGCCCTTCACCTGCAGCGCTGGCGTGAGCATGAGCATGAGCATGAGCTTGGGCCCCGAAAGACAAACCCGCATGAGCGCTAGCACTAGCATGAGCACCGGCATGACCACCACCATGAGCACCACCACCTCCCGAACCTGCACCGTTTACTCCGCCGCCTCCTCCTGCACCAGCACCAGCACCCGCACCAGCACCCGCACCGACACCCGCACTAGCACCAGCACCAGCGGATAGTCCTCCACCTACTCCTGCGCTTGCTCCTCCATGACCATGACCTGATGCACCTACTCCGGCATGACTGCCACCGGATGCTCCTCCTCCTGCGCCTGCATTACCACCACCAGATCCACCCCCGGATGATTTTCCGCTTCCTTTTGAGCCGCCAGATGATTTTCCGCTTCCTTCTGAGCCGCCGGATGATTTTCCGCTACCTTCTGTGCCGCCGGATGATTTTCCGCTTCCTTCTGCGCCACCGGATGATTTTCCGCTTCCTTCTGCGTCGCCGGATGATTTTCCGCTTCCTTCTGCGTCGCCGGATGATTTTCCGCTTCCTTCTGCGTCGCCGGATGATTTTCCGCTTCCGCTTCCTTCCCCACTGCTAGATGATTTTCTGCTTCCTTCTGCACTGCTAGATGATTTTCCGCTTCCTTCTGCACTGCTAGATGATTTTCCGCTTCCTTCTGCGCCGCCGGATGATTTTCCGCTTCCTTCTGCACTGCTAGATGATTTTCCGCTTCCTTCTGCACTGCTAGATGATTTTTTGCTTTCTTTTGCACTGCTAGATGATTTTCTGCTTTCTTCTGCACTGCTAGATGATTTTCTGCTTTCTTCTGCACTGCTAGATGATTTTCTGCTTTCTTCTGCACTGCTAGATGATTTTCTGCTTCCTTCTGCGCCGCCGGATGATTTTCCGCTTCCTTTCCCACTGCTAGATGATGTTCCGCTTCCTCCAGCGCCGCCGGATGATTTTCCACTTCCTCCAACGCCGCCGGATGCTGCACCGCTTCCTCCAGCGCCGCCGGATGATCCGCCGCTTCCTCCAGCGCCGCCGGATGATCCGCCGCTTCCTCCAGCCCCGCCGGATGATCTCCGCTTCCTCACCCGAAGTTTCCGTGCCGCCGGATCCTCCGCCGCTTCCTCCAGCCCGCCGGATGATCCGCCGTTCGCTGTCCTCCCGCGCCGGATGATCCTCCGCTTCCACCGGCGCCGCCATGATCTCCGCTTCCACCGGCGCCCGCCGGATGATCCTCCGCTTCC encodes:
- the LOC116027617 gene encoding ubiquitin carboxyl-terminal hydrolase 21-like, whose translation is MSGFTDSSPESTGMGNGEGDFKEVMDELGSDSLPAVRSSSRYSSWSGWSFGSELGHTEPKLYGGLDPQRSEPDWTDSWSAGYDSKHELPFSAYGISGLDRKSLSLASVSKWEAPPTISSWSDIKEQVEMGFETKFFPSEAERKQEEEEPVAVEDNIFANSIWEAPPTYSDWSYVKEQVEMGLETESFIPGEAERKQEEEEPVAVEDNIFASSFFWDDNSLLVGGGLANLGNTCFLNAVLQCFMHIVPLIQSIQACDHPSPCEACNEGFCVLCALKELINISLASKGSTICPKKIVNNLSYFSSTFQRFQQEDAHEFLQCFLERLESCCNYPKLNGQVSSKHENVVKQTFGGHLISKLQCCNCGHRSDTYEPLVDLSLEIEDVDSLSLALDSFTKVERIEDPETKFTCEKCKVQVSIEKQLLLDEAPLVATFHLKRFKNDGSLVEKIDKHVAFPLELDLLPYVERNEKVIEESKYNLFAVVVHIGVSLSSGHYYCFVHASPSEWYKFDDSKVTLVQEEFVMSQEAYILFYVKQGTPWFSEIIETQHLILDASISSSSPHPQSVLYSVDQIFNLSAKTETDRPCDVNEIGNAADEASSNLDGPKDNGIDRSDGKENSNVASALIHEGGMNNSSDICSAEAEKTPPPSVLKEKNCKQEFRIGKRYADLSTETPSISPSLEIYSEDTADNAYSPPRALLRPADEASCKNQLQNHPEGEKLVKKKIPSARGSASKGSHNESCMKKRRRRTEASPTRERSSSTRRSPRLVGERSSSTSRSSRLRPLTATSFR
- the LOC116027549 gene encoding glycine-rich cell wall structural protein 1.0-like, which codes for MAKHTALCIFFFLALSFGISLAASRSILHFGLLTGGGGGAGGGGGAGAGAGAGAGGSVGLGVGAGVGAGVGAGAGAGGLAGAGAGGAGGGRGGGGAGAGAGGGAYGGGHGHAHLSAGVSGNAHAGAHAGGYGYGHGHGGGYGGAGGYGGGHGDGGGHGGGYGGGPHGGA
- the LOC116027550 gene encoding keratin, type I cytoskeletal 9-like, whose translation is MEDGAEDHSAVQDGEEDHSQCGGSGGGSGGAGGSGGGSGGAGEAEEDPAALEETEEDPVALEEGRIRRRQWKRWRIRRWKRWIIRRRGGSGGSSGGRRWKRRSWRRRWKRRIIRRGRTANGGSSGGLEEAAEDPAARKLRVRKRRSSGGAGGSGGSSGGAGGSGGSSGGAGGSGAASGGVGGSGKSSGGAGGSGTSSSSGKGSGKSSGGAEGSRKSSSSAEESRKSSSSAEESRKSSSSAEESRKSSSSAKESKKSSSSAEGSGKSSSSAEGSGKSSGGAEGSGKSSSSAEGSGKSSSSAEGSRKSSSSGEGSGSGKSSGDAEGSGKSSGDAEGSGKSSGDAEGSGKSSGGAEGSGKSSGGTEGSGKSSGGSEGSGKSSGGSKGSGKSSGGGSGGGNAGAGGGASGGSHAGVGASGHGHGGASAGVGGGLSAGAGASAGVGAGAGAGAGAGAGGGGGVNGAGSGGGGAHGGGHAGAHASASAHAGLSFGAQAHAHAHAHASAAGEGHSQASSHSNIANR